One Mycolicibacterium sarraceniae genomic window carries:
- a CDS encoding isoprenylcysteine carboxyl methyltransferase family protein: protein MTWYVLLVAAVALERVAELVVARRNLAWSKTQGGIEFGAKHYPVMVVLHTGFLISALVEVIGLHRPFLPALGWPMVAIVIAAQGLRWWCITTLGPQWNTRVVVIPGASRVVGGPYRFFSHPNYVAVIAEGIALPLVHTGWITALVFTVLNAALLRTRIRTENAALASLS, encoded by the coding sequence ATGACCTGGTACGTACTACTCGTCGCCGCTGTCGCGCTGGAGCGGGTCGCTGAACTGGTGGTCGCCCGGCGCAATCTCGCGTGGAGCAAAACGCAGGGCGGTATCGAGTTCGGTGCGAAGCACTATCCGGTGATGGTGGTCCTGCACACCGGATTCCTGATCAGTGCGCTGGTCGAAGTCATCGGGCTGCACCGGCCATTCCTGCCCGCACTCGGCTGGCCGATGGTAGCGATAGTGATTGCGGCGCAAGGCTTGCGGTGGTGGTGCATCACCACACTGGGGCCGCAGTGGAACACCCGGGTGGTCGTCATCCCCGGCGCGTCGCGGGTGGTCGGCGGACCGTACCGTTTCTTCAGCCACCCGAACTACGTTGCCGTTATCGCCGAGGGCATCGCACTGCCACTGGTCCACACCGGGTGGATCACCGCACTGGTCTTCACCGTGCTCAACGCAGCGCTGTTGCGGACCCGCATCCGCACCGAAAACGCGGCCCTGGCAAGCCTGTCGTGA